Within Calditrichota bacterium, the genomic segment AGTCAAGATCGAGGCCATCTCCACCGGCGCCTTGTCCCTGGACGCAGCCATCGGCATCGGCGGCATCCCGCGGGGCCGCATCATCGAAATCTTCGGCCCCGAGTCCTCGGGCAAGACCACGTTGGCGCTGCACATGATCGCCGAGGCGCAGAAGGCAGGGGGGATCGCCGCCTTTATCGACGCAGAACACGCGCTGGACGCCAACTACGCCCGCAAGCTGGGGGTGGACACCGACAATCAGCTCATCTCCCAGCCCGACACCGGCGAGCAGGCCCTGGAAATCACCGAAACCTTGGTGCGCAGCG encodes:
- a CDS encoding DNA recombination/repair protein RecA, with the translated sequence MTDQKSEKERALELALSQIERQFGRGSVMRLGEERARVKIEAISTGALSLDAAIGIGGIPRGRIIEIFGPESSGKTTLALHMIAEAQKAGGIAAFIDAEHALDANYARKLGVDTDNQLISQPDTGEQALEITETLVRS